The Deinococcus wulumuqiensis R12 genome has a window encoding:
- a CDS encoding alpha/beta hydrolase has translation MSRSASPSPRRSSARRAPWLAALLLVPALLTGCAPLGSVPQKRLHDTRTFTPVTPTLTAQPGARLYQGLYPGIQGQAAFAVEVPENWNGTLVMYAHGYAGTGTELRVQTPPLRDAWLAQGYAWAASSYSSNYYDVRAGLEDTNALALLFPRITGRAAPRKTVIVGVSMGGHVASAAVEEETRRTARWKVNYAASMPVCAVLDPAYQFQWLGDYTQAAAQLAGYGGSYPNTDFQKNLPAIQVALFTSTEGQLWQENAGAGAALRDLSRQLTGGERPVFELGFRVGALQNAVLGTGGRPGDVDGILARSLYDNRAVTYRWTSGGAPTPAEVAFNAALPRVAAEPGANPRLPGSVRWLPVVEGRMNVPVLTLHTLGDFYVPFKHEQNYRRAALRQGNESRLVQRAIRAPGHCDFVGAELAEGFRDLMAWEQGGPKPAGDDVLTASVVADPHYGCAFTRQTRPGVAACPVKP, from the coding sequence ATGTCGCGCTCCGCTTCTCCCTCGCCCCGCCGCAGTTCTGCCCGCCGCGCGCCCTGGCTCGCGGCCCTGCTGCTCGTTCCGGCACTGCTCACGGGCTGCGCTCCACTCGGCTCCGTGCCCCAGAAGCGCCTGCACGACACCCGCACCTTTACCCCGGTGACCCCCACCCTGACGGCGCAGCCCGGCGCCCGGCTGTACCAGGGGCTTTACCCGGGCATTCAGGGGCAGGCGGCGTTCGCCGTGGAGGTGCCGGAGAACTGGAACGGCACGCTGGTCATGTACGCGCACGGCTACGCGGGCACCGGAACCGAACTGAGGGTGCAGACGCCCCCGCTGCGGGACGCGTGGCTGGCGCAGGGCTACGCGTGGGCCGCGAGCAGCTACTCGAGCAACTATTACGACGTGCGTGCCGGCCTCGAAGACACCAACGCCCTGGCGCTGCTGTTTCCGCGCATCACCGGGCGGGCCGCGCCGCGCAAGACGGTGATTGTGGGCGTGAGCATGGGCGGACACGTCGCCAGCGCCGCCGTGGAGGAAGAAACGCGCCGCACCGCCCGCTGGAAGGTGAACTACGCCGCGTCCATGCCGGTGTGCGCCGTGCTCGACCCTGCCTACCAGTTTCAGTGGCTCGGGGACTATACCCAGGCCGCCGCGCAGCTCGCCGGATACGGAGGCAGCTACCCCAACACCGACTTCCAGAAGAACCTCCCGGCCATTCAGGTGGCGCTCTTTACCTCCACCGAGGGCCAGCTGTGGCAGGAAAATGCCGGAGCGGGCGCCGCGCTGCGCGACCTGAGCCGGCAACTGACCGGCGGCGAGCGCCCGGTGTTCGAGCTGGGATTCCGGGTCGGCGCCCTGCAAAACGCCGTGCTGGGCACCGGCGGCCGACCCGGCGACGTGGACGGCATCCTGGCCCGCAGCCTGTACGACAACCGCGCCGTGACCTACCGCTGGACCTCGGGGGGCGCCCCCACCCCCGCCGAGGTCGCCTTCAACGCGGCGCTGCCCCGCGTGGCCGCCGAGCCGGGCGCCAACCCCCGCCTGCCCGGCAGCGTGCGCTGGCTGCCGGTGGTCGAGGGCCGGATGAACGTGCCGGTGCTGACCCTGCACACGCTGGGCGACTTCTACGTGCCCTTCAAGCACGAGCAGAACTACCGCCGGGCCGCTCTGCGCCAGGGCAACGAATCGCGGCTGGTACAGCGGGCCATCCGGGCACCCGGACACTGCGACTTCGTGGGGGCCGAACTGGCCGAGGGCTTCCGCGACCTGATGGCGTGGGAGCAGGGCGGGCCGAAACCGGCGGGCGACGACGTGCTCACCGCGAGCGTGGTGGCCGACCCCCATTACGGCTGCGCCTTTACCCGTCAGACGCGCCCCGGCGTGGCGGCGTGTCCGGTGAAGCCCTGA
- the hemL gene encoding glutamate-1-semialdehyde 2,1-aminomutase — MTTSQPHSTAQSEALFARARAVTPGGVNSPVRAFRSVGGVPRFIASAQGAYLTDADGTRYLDYIGSWGPMILGHNHPAVREAVTQALAGGTSFGAPNEREVDLAELIVGLTGAERVRFVSSGTEATMSALRLARGYTGRKYIVKFRGNYHGHADGLLVEAGSGLMTNAEGELGAAAPSSAGVPEEYAGLTLVLDYNAPEALDALMAARGEEIAAVIFEPVVGNAGVLIPTPDFLAALHRVRDFGAVLIADEVMTGFRLSLSGATGLLSLDPDLRCWGKIVGGGLPVGAYGGRADIMDFVSPQGPVYQAGTLSGNPLAMAAGIATLRELKANPDLYRQLDDYATRLAAGLREAAARAGVPVSINHIGSMLTVFFQGAPDGSVRDYAAAARSDTAAFAAWFQGLLSRGVYWAPSQFESIFISAAHGEAELSATLEAAAQAFEGVES; from the coding sequence ATGACGACTTCTCAACCCCACTCCACCGCGCAGTCCGAGGCGCTGTTCGCCCGTGCCAGAGCCGTGACCCCCGGCGGGGTCAACAGCCCGGTGCGGGCCTTTCGCAGCGTGGGCGGGGTGCCGCGCTTCATCGCCTCGGCGCAGGGGGCGTACCTCACCGACGCCGACGGCACGCGCTACCTCGACTACATCGGCTCGTGGGGGCCGATGATTCTGGGCCACAACCACCCGGCGGTGCGCGAAGCGGTCACCCAGGCGTTGGCCGGCGGCACGTCCTTCGGGGCACCCAACGAGCGCGAAGTGGACCTCGCCGAACTCATTGTCGGGCTGACCGGCGCCGAGCGGGTGCGCTTCGTCAGCAGCGGCACCGAGGCGACCATGAGTGCGCTGCGGCTGGCGCGGGGGTACACCGGGCGCAAGTACATCGTCAAATTCCGGGGCAACTACCACGGGCACGCCGACGGCCTGCTCGTCGAGGCGGGCAGCGGCCTGATGACCAACGCCGAGGGCGAACTCGGCGCGGCGGCCCCGAGCAGCGCGGGCGTGCCCGAGGAGTACGCGGGCCTGACGCTGGTGCTCGACTACAACGCGCCCGAGGCGCTCGACGCGCTTATGGCTGCGCGTGGCGAGGAAATTGCCGCCGTGATTTTCGAGCCGGTGGTGGGCAACGCCGGGGTGCTGATTCCCACGCCCGACTTTCTGGCCGCGCTGCACCGGGTGCGCGACTTCGGCGCCGTGCTGATTGCCGACGAGGTGATGACGGGCTTTCGCCTCTCGCTGAGCGGGGCGACCGGCCTGCTGAGCCTCGACCCCGACCTGCGCTGCTGGGGCAAGATTGTCGGCGGCGGCCTGCCGGTGGGCGCTTACGGGGGCCGCGCCGACATCATGGACTTCGTTTCTCCGCAGGGGCCGGTGTACCAGGCGGGCACCCTGAGCGGCAACCCGCTGGCGATGGCCGCCGGGATCGCCACCCTGCGCGAGTTGAAGGCGAACCCCGACCTGTACCGGCAACTCGACGACTATGCCACCCGGCTGGCAGCGGGCCTGCGTGAAGCGGCGGCGCGGGCCGGGGTGCCGGTCAGCATCAACCACATCGGCTCGATGCTGACGGTGTTTTTTCAAGGCGCGCCCGACGGCTCGGTGCGCGACTACGCGGCGGCGGCCCGCAGCGACACCGCCGCCTTCGCCGCGTGGTTCCAGGGCCTGCTTTCGCGCGGCGTCTACTGGGCACCGTCTCAGTTTGAAAGTATCTTCATCAGTGCGGCACACGGCGAGGCCGAGTTGAGCGCCACACTGGAAGCCGCCGCACAGGCCTTTGAAGGAGTCGAATCGTGA
- a CDS encoding CoA-binding protein produces the protein MTELRQSSEIAQALSQSKVVAVVGFHHDPMKPAHYVPEYLSRQGYTVIPVNPSLAARGQSFFGQRAVSTLAEITTPVDIVEVFRRSEKVHDHLQDILNMSPAPRLVWMQQGIRNEDVARTLNEAGIDVVQDRCMLTDHRGLL, from the coding sequence GTGACCGAGTTGCGTCAATCGTCCGAGATTGCTCAGGCCCTGAGCCAGAGCAAAGTCGTCGCCGTGGTGGGGTTTCACCACGACCCGATGAAACCCGCCCACTACGTGCCCGAGTACCTCAGCCGCCAGGGCTACACCGTTATTCCCGTCAATCCCAGCCTCGCCGCGCGCGGACAGAGCTTTTTCGGGCAGCGGGCCGTCTCCACGCTGGCCGAAATCACCACGCCGGTGGACATCGTGGAAGTGTTTCGCCGCAGCGAGAAGGTTCACGACCACCTGCAGGACATCCTGAACATGTCGCCCGCGCCCCGGCTGGTGTGGATGCAGCAGGGCATCCGCAACGAGGACGTGGCCCGCACGCTGAATGAGGCGGGCATCGACGTGGTGCAGGACCGCTGCATGCTGACGGACCATCGCGGCCTGCTCTGA
- a CDS encoding segregation and condensation protein A, translated as MSGPQGKERTEGKGQRAKSDEKTAPGFRVELPVFEGTLGELAAALRAERVLPGEVPLLRLTREVLAWAEQVTGQSPAAFADAHPDLLPTLAGVIALKARLLLPRPEPEDAPDDWSGDWSGDWGSDDGLGEVLEGVEALAELDTLVAFLAARRQAREGLLPARPAPVTLPRRERPRNPQGSLAKLVRAAQNAVRQVEVPLLARERLSLADALAALRAFGTRLRVFGFWTVHAGDWGERTTYFAALLEGVKEGSFQVEQPEMYGEIRVSAAGQVEAGPDEETGGEAPSPVS; from the coding sequence GTGAGCGGGCCGCAGGGCAAGGAGCGGACAGAAGGCAAAGGGCAAAGGGCAAAGAGCGACGAAAAGACGGCTCCTGGCTTCCGGGTCGAGCTGCCGGTCTTTGAGGGCACCCTGGGGGAACTGGCCGCCGCCCTCCGCGCCGAGCGGGTGTTGCCGGGCGAGGTGCCGCTGCTGCGGCTGACGCGGGAGGTGCTGGCCTGGGCCGAGCAGGTGACAGGGCAGAGTCCCGCCGCGTTCGCCGACGCGCACCCGGACCTGCTGCCCACGCTGGCGGGCGTGATTGCCCTCAAGGCGCGGCTGCTGCTGCCCCGGCCCGAACCCGAGGACGCGCCGGACGACTGGAGCGGCGACTGGAGCGGCGACTGGGGCAGTGACGACGGCCTGGGCGAAGTGCTGGAAGGCGTCGAGGCGCTGGCCGAACTGGACACGCTGGTCGCGTTTCTGGCGGCGCGGCGACAGGCGCGGGAGGGACTGCTGCCCGCCCGTCCGGCCCCGGTCACGCTGCCCCGGCGCGAGCGGCCCCGCAACCCGCAGGGCAGTCTCGCCAAGCTGGTCCGCGCCGCGCAAAACGCCGTGCGGCAGGTCGAGGTGCCGCTGCTCGCCCGCGAGCGCCTGAGCCTCGCCGACGCCCTCGCGGCGCTGCGGGCCTTTGGGACACGGCTGCGGGTGTTCGGCTTCTGGACGGTTCACGCGGGCGACTGGGGCGAACGCACCACCTATTTCGCCGCGCTGCTCGAAGGCGTCAAGGAAGGCAGCTTTCAGGTCGAGCAGCCGGAGATGTATGGCGAGATTCGGGTCAGTGCGGCGGGACAGGTCGAGGCCGGACCAGACGAAGAAACAGGCGGGGAAGCTCCCTCACCTGTTTCCTGA
- the trpS gene encoding tryptophan--tRNA ligase produces the protein MSRVFSGIQPTGDPHIGNYFGAMQNYVRLGEQYGKQSLYCVVDLHAITNPGAFDPRTLAEKTFDMAVANFAIGLDPSRVIFFVQSHVPEHQELSWIFTCVTPVGELERMTQYKDKSAQFESVPSGLLMYPALMAADILLYKADTVPVGEDQTQHIELTREIARKFNHNFGETFTEPRAVYNQGALRIPGVDGQGKMSKSKGNTIGILEPLDDIWQKLRVAPTDPARVRRTDPGDPDKCLIGDYHKLFSPPETLETVYQGCRTAGIGCVDCKKMLMTHLGAHLEPIQARAAELRSDPDFVRDALRQGAQEARAIASEVMNEVREKVGFLKL, from the coding sequence ATGTCACGGGTCTTTTCAGGAATTCAGCCGACGGGCGACCCCCACATCGGCAACTACTTCGGGGCGATGCAGAACTACGTGCGCCTGGGCGAGCAGTACGGCAAGCAGAGCCTGTACTGCGTGGTGGACCTGCACGCCATCACCAACCCCGGCGCCTTCGACCCGCGAACGCTGGCTGAGAAGACCTTCGATATGGCCGTCGCCAACTTCGCCATCGGTCTGGACCCCAGCCGGGTCATCTTCTTCGTGCAGTCGCATGTGCCCGAGCATCAGGAACTCTCGTGGATTTTTACCTGCGTGACCCCGGTGGGCGAACTCGAGCGCATGACGCAGTACAAGGACAAGTCCGCGCAGTTCGAGAGCGTGCCCAGCGGCCTGCTGATGTACCCGGCGCTGATGGCCGCCGACATCCTGCTGTACAAGGCCGACACCGTGCCGGTGGGCGAGGACCAGACCCAGCACATCGAGCTGACGCGCGAAATCGCCCGCAAGTTCAACCACAACTTCGGCGAGACGTTCACTGAGCCCAGAGCCGTCTACAACCAGGGCGCCCTGCGGATTCCCGGCGTGGACGGCCAGGGCAAGATGAGCAAGAGCAAGGGCAACACCATCGGGATTCTGGAACCGCTGGACGACATCTGGCAGAAACTCCGGGTGGCCCCCACCGACCCCGCCCGCGTGCGCCGCACCGACCCCGGCGACCCCGACAAGTGCCTCATCGGGGATTACCACAAGCTGTTCTCGCCGCCCGAGACGCTGGAGACCGTCTACCAGGGCTGCCGCACGGCGGGCATCGGCTGCGTGGACTGCAAGAAGATGCTGATGACGCATCTGGGCGCCCACCTCGAACCCATTCAGGCGCGGGCGGCAGAGCTGCGCTCGGACCCCGACTTCGTGCGTGACGCGCTGCGCCAGGGCGCCCAGGAAGCCCGCGCCATCGCCAGCGAAGTGATGAACGAGGTGCGGGAGAAGGTGGGCTTCCTGAAGCTGTGA
- a CDS encoding Rqc2 family fibronectin-binding protein encodes MEGLMLSRVVEHLAAFLPARNLGWAFPDETTAALLLEGEGGQPLGNLVLGYRPPQPVLFLSRERLRGDPHNPFQRLLATRVRGELLSIEQFKLDRVVALHFGPAEGFIDQPPARLLFEVTGRNANLLVMEEGEGFAGRITLAAREITGSRNRFRTIRSGGPYTPPPPYDKFDPRTMTPADAQTLAGVPLGEWRGRVDGLGPLLSAELARRAGLLPSQAPGEGWERAYDALKSLVADPSVSEGTLSEGAREAARQEKAAALRKLLREPLEKRVTLLENQLGDVTRAEEGVEIAAQDRAEADLLMAYAHAVEPGAVSALLPAFDGEGDIPISLEPHLSAVQNAEKRYARARRRDEVYLRLAEREGTIRTELDAARERLARLDRAELEQLEQLASDLEREKPERSPYGARFVTPGGHEVLVGRNNKENATLTHRIGKSLDWWFHAQGYPGSHVLVRSGGKDLDLPDILYAAQLAAAHSKARGSGNVPVDYTRIKHVWRPRGAPAGQVHYTDQKTVFVDGEVPG; translated from the coding sequence GTGGAAGGGCTGATGCTCAGCCGCGTGGTCGAGCACCTCGCCGCTTTCCTGCCCGCCCGCAACCTCGGCTGGGCCTTTCCCGACGAAACCACCGCCGCGCTGCTGCTGGAGGGCGAAGGCGGTCAGCCGCTGGGCAACCTCGTGCTGGGCTACCGCCCGCCACAGCCGGTGCTGTTTCTCAGTCGGGAACGGCTGCGCGGCGACCCCCACAACCCCTTTCAGCGCCTGCTGGCGACCCGCGTGCGCGGCGAACTGCTGAGCATCGAGCAGTTCAAGCTCGACCGGGTGGTGGCGCTGCACTTCGGTCCCGCCGAGGGCTTTATCGACCAGCCCCCCGCGCGGCTGCTGTTCGAGGTCACGGGCCGCAACGCCAACCTGCTGGTGATGGAGGAGGGCGAAGGCTTCGCGGGCCGCATCACCCTGGCCGCCCGCGAAATCACCGGCAGCCGCAACCGCTTCCGCACCATTCGCAGCGGGGGGCCGTACACGCCGCCGCCGCCCTACGACAAGTTCGACCCGCGCACCATGACGCCCGCCGACGCCCAGACGCTGGCCGGGGTGCCGTTGGGCGAGTGGCGGGGCCGGGTGGACGGCCTGGGGCCGCTGCTCTCGGCGGAACTGGCGCGGCGGGCGGGACTGCTGCCCTCCCAGGCTCCGGGCGAGGGCTGGGAGCGGGCCTACGACGCCCTGAAATCGCTGGTGGCCGACCCCAGCGTGAGCGAAGGCACCCTGAGCGAGGGAGCGCGGGAAGCGGCGAGGCAGGAAAAGGCGGCGGCGCTGCGCAAGCTGCTGCGCGAGCCGCTCGAAAAGCGCGTGACCCTGCTCGAAAACCAGCTGGGCGACGTGACCCGCGCCGAGGAAGGCGTGGAAATCGCCGCCCAGGACCGCGCCGAAGCCGACCTGCTGATGGCCTACGCGCACGCGGTGGAACCGGGCGCCGTGAGTGCCCTGCTGCCCGCCTTCGACGGCGAGGGCGACATTCCGATCAGTCTGGAACCCCACCTGAGCGCGGTGCAAAACGCCGAGAAACGCTACGCCCGCGCCCGCCGCCGCGACGAGGTGTACCTGCGGCTGGCCGAACGCGAGGGCACCATCCGCACCGAACTGGACGCGGCCCGCGAGCGCCTCGCCCGCCTCGACCGCGCCGAACTCGAACAACTCGAGCAGCTTGCCAGCGACCTCGAACGCGAAAAGCCCGAGCGCAGTCCCTACGGCGCCCGGTTCGTGACCCCCGGCGGACACGAAGTGCTGGTGGGCCGCAACAACAAGGAAAACGCGACGCTGACCCACCGCATCGGCAAAAGCCTGGACTGGTGGTTTCACGCGCAGGGCTACCCCGGTTCGCACGTGCTGGTGCGCTCGGGCGGCAAGGACCTCGACCTGCCGGACATCCTCTACGCCGCGCAACTTGCCGCCGCCCATTCCAAGGCGCGGGGCAGCGGCAACGTGCCGGTAGACTACACCCGCATCAAGCACGTCTGGCGGCCCCGGGGCGCCCCCGCCGGACAGGTCCACTACACCGACCAGAAAACCGTGTTCGTGGACGGCGAAGTGCCGGGCTGA
- a CDS encoding DsbA family protein, giving the protein MKARKYFFAALLGTLLLPSAHAQLGQPVGPLLQSPLFAEAKTQRSGIITLKSGANVVLTQRGGYLTGATIVTPYTRPQGISDRSDTAVASGSTEQRVGGGLIAAQTAGVITGFGEGLSSPLLQFLRQPDVIAQLPGGVTVDAPPFTIYAQVQGRALVVKLSLSQVAAGQFAATRNLRPAAKPGNDVVLRVYSDFQCPYCQKFERETLTGLLGTLPDDVRVEFHHFPLEQIHPQARPAAEASECAAQQGRFWAYKDALFSDPSWQQGNPNETFLRLAGDLKLDPGKFKDCLALRGGKAAVDAGLVEAQRLGLNATPTVFVGGYRVVNPYDPAELLRLINLARATR; this is encoded by the coding sequence GTGAAAGCCAGAAAATATTTCTTTGCAGCGCTGCTCGGCACTCTGCTTCTGCCCAGCGCCCACGCCCAGCTCGGTCAACCGGTCGGGCCGCTGCTCCAGTCTCCCCTGTTCGCCGAAGCCAAGACGCAGCGCAGCGGCATCATCACCCTGAAAAGCGGTGCCAATGTGGTGCTGACCCAGCGCGGCGGCTACCTGACCGGGGCGACCATCGTGACACCCTACACCAGGCCGCAGGGCATCAGTGACCGCAGCGACACGGCGGTGGCGTCGGGCAGCACCGAGCAGCGCGTGGGCGGGGGCCTGATCGCCGCGCAGACCGCCGGGGTCATCACCGGCTTCGGCGAGGGCCTGAGCAGCCCGCTGCTGCAGTTCCTGCGCCAGCCCGACGTGATTGCCCAGTTGCCCGGGGGCGTGACCGTGGACGCGCCTCCCTTTACCATCTACGCCCAGGTCCAGGGCCGGGCGCTGGTCGTCAAGCTGAGCCTGAGCCAGGTGGCCGCCGGACAGTTCGCCGCCACGCGCAACCTGCGCCCCGCCGCCAAGCCCGGCAACGACGTGGTGTTGCGCGTCTACAGCGACTTCCAGTGCCCCTACTGCCAGAAGTTCGAGCGCGAAACCCTGACCGGGCTGCTCGGCACCCTGCCGGACGACGTGCGCGTGGAGTTTCACCACTTCCCGCTGGAGCAGATTCACCCGCAGGCCCGGCCCGCCGCCGAGGCGAGCGAGTGCGCCGCGCAGCAAGGCCGCTTCTGGGCCTACAAGGACGCCCTGTTCAGCGACCCGAGCTGGCAGCAGGGCAATCCCAACGAAACCTTCCTGCGGCTGGCGGGCGACCTGAAACTCGACCCCGGCAAGTTCAAGGACTGCCTCGCCCTGCGCGGCGGGAAGGCGGCAGTGGACGCCGGTCTGGTCGAGGCGCAGAGGCTGGGGCTGAACGCCACCCCCACCGTTTTCGTCGGCGGCTACCGCGTGGTCAACCCCTACGACCCGGCGGAACTGCTGCGCCTGATCAATCTCGCCCGCGCCACGCGCTGA
- a CDS encoding RNA-guided endonuclease InsQ/TnpB family protein, which translates to MKITLTAKLKLRHTPEQKQALDAVTLAYRDALNFTAQKAFEMDKTSNAAKIQKEVYATLRERFGLGAQMACSVPRYVGAAYKTLWTKVKQSKAAREVNPKAKRYKGLDNAPKFVSRTLSYQYQRDYSFKKGQQVSISTLNGRVVLPYEGYAQHLEYIAQGAEIGAGKLWYSKAKKQYFLLVPLTFELPEAEPATHKQVVGVDVGMRYFATASNTSGKALFKSGKATLRKAEWYAKARKSLQQKGTRSAVRRLVQLSGRERRFIADVNSSLAVQILNTFPHAFIGVEELTGVRDRTERRSRKNSSEKTRKANRRRARWSYAELLGFLAYKAPLRGSMVIKVDAHYTSQTCPKCGHCSKENRPHKGLMFVCESCGYQLHSDLVGARNVGLRALLVRQDWASTGCLSCTPDVSDTETKAERLKRYSELRWSPDTSLGL; encoded by the coding sequence GTGAAGATTACGCTCACTGCCAAGTTGAAGTTGCGGCATACCCCAGAGCAGAAGCAAGCTCTGGACGCCGTGACTTTGGCTTACCGTGATGCGCTGAACTTCACGGCCCAGAAGGCGTTTGAAATGGATAAAACCAGCAACGCTGCCAAGATTCAGAAAGAGGTATACGCAACTTTGCGGGAACGGTTCGGGCTGGGCGCTCAAATGGCCTGCTCCGTACCGCGTTACGTTGGAGCCGCCTACAAAACTCTCTGGACGAAGGTCAAACAGAGTAAGGCAGCGCGTGAGGTCAACCCCAAAGCCAAGCGGTATAAGGGACTGGACAACGCGCCCAAGTTCGTTTCTCGCACCCTGAGCTATCAGTACCAGCGCGATTACTCGTTCAAGAAAGGCCAGCAGGTGAGTATTTCCACCCTGAATGGCCGCGTGGTCTTGCCCTATGAAGGCTACGCTCAACACCTTGAATACATCGCGCAGGGGGCTGAAATTGGGGCAGGCAAACTCTGGTACAGCAAGGCCAAAAAGCAGTATTTCCTTTTGGTTCCGCTGACCTTTGAATTGCCTGAAGCTGAACCCGCTACCCATAAACAGGTGGTGGGGGTGGACGTGGGAATGCGCTACTTTGCCACTGCATCGAACACCTCTGGGAAAGCTCTTTTCAAGTCGGGTAAGGCCACACTCCGCAAAGCGGAGTGGTACGCCAAAGCCCGCAAAAGTCTTCAGCAAAAAGGCACTCGTTCCGCTGTGCGCCGTTTGGTACAACTGTCGGGCCGAGAAAGACGGTTTATTGCTGACGTTAATTCGTCTCTTGCTGTCCAAATCCTCAACACCTTTCCCCATGCCTTTATCGGCGTCGAGGAACTGACTGGAGTCCGTGACCGCACCGAACGGCGCAGCCGGAAGAACAGTTCCGAGAAAACCCGGAAGGCAAACCGTAGACGTGCAAGGTGGAGTTACGCCGAATTGCTGGGCTTCCTGGCTTACAAAGCGCCTCTGCGCGGTTCTATGGTGATCAAAGTGGATGCCCACTACACCAGCCAAACCTGCCCCAAGTGTGGACACTGCTCAAAAGAGAACAGGCCGCACAAGGGACTGATGTTTGTCTGTGAAAGCTGTGGGTATCAGCTTCATAGCGACCTCGTAGGGGCAAGGAACGTAGGACTCAGGGCATTGCTTGTCCGGCAGGACTGGGCAAGCACGGGGTGTTTGTCATGCACCCCTGATGTGTCGGACACTGAAACCAAAGCTGAACGCCTGAAAAGGTACTCGGAGTTGCGGTGGAGTCCAGACACAAGCCTCGGACTTTAG
- a CDS encoding maltose ABC transporter substrate-binding protein, with the protein MKKALTVLSLALLGQASAATLTVWTHFGENELVWLRDQAKAYEAKTKNKVNIVSVPFDDLTTKFLQSAPKGQGPDLIVTQAHDRIGQMAAAGVIEPMDKYMTSRTDLDKTAVQAMTYKGKLFGIPMFAESVALIYNKKLVPTAPTSWNALLSAAQKAQKSGALGFVMPLDNAYLTYGFTSAYGGYVFKNTGGTLNTKDIGLGNAGAVKAAGFMNDLRYKYNLIPEGITGDAVKSAFTQGRAAMMISGPWDIDDIRKQGIDFGIAPFPTPPGASGKWSPFVGVQGTIMNAYSKNKAAAAQFAKAITTADAQISFNKAGGRIPVSLAARTRLKSNPVVAGFSRTISAGTPMPNIPEMGSVWGPWTNAITQVSQKPGQNYSQILTKAVTEIKGTIK; encoded by the coding sequence ATGAAAAAAGCACTTACTGTTCTCTCGCTCGCGCTGCTCGGTCAGGCCAGCGCCGCCACCCTCACCGTCTGGACGCACTTCGGCGAAAACGAACTGGTGTGGCTGCGTGACCAGGCCAAGGCCTACGAGGCCAAGACCAAGAACAAGGTCAACATCGTCAGCGTGCCCTTCGACGACCTGACCACCAAGTTCCTTCAGAGTGCGCCCAAGGGCCAAGGCCCCGACCTGATCGTGACCCAGGCCCACGACCGCATCGGCCAGATGGCGGCGGCGGGCGTGATCGAGCCGATGGACAAGTACATGACCAGCCGCACCGACCTCGACAAGACCGCCGTGCAGGCCATGACCTACAAGGGCAAGCTGTTCGGGATTCCCATGTTCGCCGAGTCGGTCGCGCTGATCTACAACAAGAAGCTGGTGCCCACCGCCCCGACGAGCTGGAACGCGCTGCTCTCGGCGGCGCAGAAGGCGCAAAAGAGCGGCGCCCTGGGCTTCGTGATGCCGCTGGACAACGCTTACCTGACCTACGGCTTTACCAGCGCCTACGGCGGCTACGTGTTCAAGAACACGGGCGGCACCCTCAACACCAAGGACATCGGCCTGGGCAACGCGGGCGCGGTCAAGGCGGCAGGCTTCATGAACGACCTGCGCTACAAGTACAACCTGATTCCCGAAGGCATCACCGGTGACGCCGTCAAGAGCGCCTTCACGCAGGGCCGCGCCGCCATGATGATCAGCGGCCCCTGGGACATCGACGACATCCGCAAGCAGGGCATCGACTTCGGCATCGCGCCGTTCCCCACCCCTCCCGGTGCCAGCGGCAAGTGGAGTCCCTTTGTCGGCGTGCAGGGCACCATCATGAACGCCTACTCCAAGAACAAGGCGGCGGCGGCGCAGTTCGCCAAGGCCATCACCACCGCCGACGCGCAGATTTCCTTCAACAAGGCGGGCGGGCGCATTCCGGTCAGCCTCGCGGCGCGGACCAGGCTCAAGAGCAACCCCGTGGTGGCGGGCTTCTCGCGCACCATCAGCGCGGGCACCCCGATGCCCAACATCCCGGAAATGGGTTCGGTGTGGGGTCCCTGGACCAACGCCATCACCCAGGTCTCGCAGAAGCCCGGTCAGAACTACTCGCAGATCCTGACCAAGGCCGTGACCGAGATCAAGGGCACCATCAAGTAA